The Borreliella garinii genome window below encodes:
- a CDS encoding acylphosphatase yields the protein MYKQQYLISGKVQGVGFRFFTEQIANNMKLKGFVKNLNDGRVEIVAFFNTNEQMKKFEKLLKNGNKYSNIENIEKKTLDENYPFQFNSFKIYY from the coding sequence ATTTGATTTCTGGTAAAGTACAAGGTGTTGGTTTTAGGTTTTTTACAGAGCAAATAGCAAATAATATGAAACTAAAAGGGTTTGTAAAAAATCTAAACGATGGAAGGGTAGAAATTGTAGCTTTCTTTAACACTAACGAACAAATGAAAAAATTTGAAAAATTATTAAAAAATGGGAATAAGTACTCAAACATTGAAAATATTGAAAAAAAAACTTTAGATGAAAACTATCCTTTTCAATTTAATAGCTTTAAAATTTATTATTAG